The Duganella sp. BuS-21 sequence TCAAGCATTACACTCGCTGTTGCAGCAACAATTCCAGGCCGCCCTGCGCCACAAGGCGGCCGAACTGGGTCCGGTGGCCGAGGCCATTTCCGCCCTGGTGGACGCCATGGAGGCGCGCCGGACCCAGCGCGTGGCGCTGGTACAACGCTTGTTGGGTCCGCAAGGCACCATGTTGCAGGCTTTTGCCTTGCTGAAAAATGCGGCACGGGAGAGAATGGAAGCTGATTGGAAAACACTGGAAC is a genomic window containing:
- a CDS encoding flagellar protein FlgN — protein: MRALLAGIAEDLVSYQALHSLLQQQFQAALRHKAAELGPVAEAISALVDAMEARRTQRVALVQRLLGPQGTMLQAFALLKNAARERMEADWKTLEQAVIACKELSKRNGDLIVEQYSIMQRVLHGEEQIYAPA